In Indicator indicator isolate 239-I01 chromosome 28, UM_Iind_1.1, whole genome shotgun sequence, the genomic stretch CAGGTAGCTTGAATAGCTACTCatcctttctgtattttcttgatCTTTCCTAAAGGTGAACTCACTAGTATGAGTTTATTATAACCAGAATTATGGCTTTTTGGGGTTTGATTTACTGTATGGATAGCTACTTCTGAAACTGAGTTTGTCCTGCGGACAGTCACACTGTGATCCATGCTGTTGCTGAGAGGGTATTTGTTTTGAAGCTGTGTTACAGAATTCTGGCTGTGTCTTGGTATTTCTCTTTTCCTACTGCCCTGGAAGACTTGGTACCTCCTGATCTGTGTGGCCAAACAGCATCAGTGTACGTGTCTCACAGAGAGCAGGGAGTTTTATAACTGTTCTTAAAACTAACAGCAGTTCAGGAAAGACCTGATTTCTAGTTAAGTGATGCAGTTTGGGTACTGTAGCTGCAAAAATGCTTTCTTAGAATCTGAACGTCTAGGAGAGAACTGGAAAGTGCTAGCAGTGTTTTTGTAGCAGGGAGACCTTGTACTCAAAAGATCTGATCTGTGCTCTTGTTTTTCATGAACAGTTATGGCAGACTGTCCTCACACAATTGGTGTTGAATTTGGCACAAGAATAATTGAAGTTAGTGGCCAAAAAATTAAACTACAGATTTGGGAtacagcaggacaagagagatTCAGGGCTGTCACAAGAAGCTActacagaggagcagcaggagctctcATGGTCTACGACATTACCAGGTAAGGTGCTGTCAACTGGTGCTGCTTCTGTCTTTGCTCTGTGGGTGCTTGACAAGCTGTTTGGGTACCACAGCCTTCTGTGTGCTGTCTCTTCTGCCCTTTTGAATTAAAGGACTCTGGGTGGATTTGTGTCCTGTTGTGTGAAGCTTCTTTTTATCTAAGTACTTTTAAGTATTTAAAGAGCTGAAAATGAAACATAGGGAATTATGTGAGCTACTTCTCTTGGAAAACGTCACTGCTGACAGGCCTGAGGCTCTTGCTGTCTCAGGCCTTGACTGCCTGTGGTGAAGCCATTTAAAGAACTTGTTAAAATCTGCTCTTCAGTACGTGGGTTTTTCTCATCCTGGGCGGCAGTGGATACTGCTGCTTACCTGGGAGGAATATTCTTGGAGCAGGCACAGGACAGAACAGTATCTCTCTTGCAGTGGGGTGTGTAGATGGGCTTAGCACACTGTGTGTAGATGAGAGAGCACTGGGGAAGTCTCTCCTCTGGCCCTCTTCACAGGCTAGCCCTCCAGCAAAACAAGGCTGTGTACAAGCTGTCCTGTCTTCCCTTCATAGGCAAAAATTAGAGATGCTGCTAAAAGAACTAATCAGATGTGCAACATGACATACTTCTGTTTCCACATGTCTTGCATCTTCCTTTGGGGTTATTCTTGATATTCTCCAAGCATCTTTCGGTTTTTGGGTTTggagttttattattttttgtttggctggttgtttttttgtaacCCTGCATATATGGGTGTATTTCCTGTTTACTTAAATCTTGAGTAAAACATCTTATGCACTGTTACtgaagtgctgctctgctctacagTGTTCTGTAAGGGTATCTGACAGGAaatccttcattttcttctctacaAAACTACCACCTTCAGATGTGTGAATTGGTCTGTCCACTTAGGGGTTTAAAATTGGCTTGTTTGGACTTGGATCAAGATTTCAacaagatgctgctgctttgcctgtCAGGAGGTTGGGGAAGAGCAGGGTTGACATGTTGGTGTGTTGAAGGGGTGCTGATTGTGCTGGTGGCACTTGggtattttaaaaattgctgCAGCTGAAAGCGCTCACTTGGTTCTTTGCAGAAGAAGTACGTATAACCACTTAAGCAGCTGGCTGACAGATGCAAGGAACCTCACCAATCCAAATACTGTAAGTTGGACTTTATTTCCAGGAGGTGGAAGGCTCTGGCCAAAGTATCTGCAGTGGTAGTAGTTTTCTCTTAAATAAGATACCTGTGTTTTCTCCACTGCTTAGCTGAGAGTTATCCCTCTGTCCCCATTTTGCAGTGTACCAGTGACTCTCTTCCTTTACTGCAACTGGAGCAGAAGTGTGGGCTCCTGTGCAGGAGAGCAGTGGCTTCCTCTGAAAGTCTGGTCACACCACTCACCCTTTGGGGCAGATTTTCAGCAGTTCAGACAACATTGTGACTGACCCTGGACAAACCATAACTTTTGTTACTAGTTTTTGTTCTGTGGTAGTAATGAGGTGAATGCTGTCTCAGCTGAGATTGGAATACAAATATGATCCTCAGCCAGATCTGACCAGATCTCTCgagggctggaaggaaaaaagttcttctgtGTCTCTTGACCGTACTGCAAAACTGTCCTTCAGTCTTTTTCTCAATGCCCCTAAAATCCTTTAGCACCAAATTATGAGACAGCTCTGTTGTAATGAAGGAGAACTTGTAAAGATTCTGGCTGGATTAGCAGATGAATGTACAAGTACAAGAAGTGGTTCAGAGTACAACTCTCATGATTAAAGAGCAGGACCACTGCTTTTTAGGACCTCATCTCATGAGAACAGCCTAAAGCATTtgaaggagcagctggagatgctGTCCCTGACTCCACAGAGGGACACTGCTAGAGCTGAGTGTTGTGAAGAGCCATGGCATTTCCAGTTAAACTACTCTGCATattttcttttggggtttttgtcttAATAATGAGGAAAAGCtaataagcttttttttcccaactaattttctctctcctgaaCTAGGTGATAATCCTTATAGGAAATAAAGCAGATCTGGAAGCACAGAGGGATGTGACATATGAAGAAGCCAAACAATTTGCTGAAGAAAAtggtgtgtggttttttttctcctgagctGTTACTTTTTCTACATGCTAGTGATGTTAAAGTGAACTCTCAGCATTGATAGCTGCAGAGTAATGTCATTACATGTACTaacttctgctctgcttcagtgTGGCCTATCTCTAACTGTGCTTAGGTCTAGAACTCAGCCTGTGTTGATGCCTTAACTTTGTTAGTACTCACCAGTATTTTATGACTGTCTTGCATGTAGTCTGAAGGCCATAATGTAACTAACTTGGGGCTGTTGGAAGTGTATTTTGCACTGACTGTTAAACCTCTGTTTCTGAACAGGTTTATTGTTCCTTGAAGCAAGTGCAAAAACGTAAGTTACTTTTATCTAGAGTAACTATTTGGATGTGGTCTGCTTAAGAGAGGTATGTTGGTTATGGCTAAGTACAATGTTCAGGGGTAGTAGGATTTTACAAGTGCCAAATATAGTGTCAGTGGCAGCTTTGACATGAAGGTGACTTGGAAATTAGACCTCTTGCTACATTTCAGGCAGAGACTTGTTGAATTCAAATGAACTgatttggtttttaaaaaaattgagtGTAGAATGTGGGTAAGAGTGGTTCTGAAGTCCCTTGGACTTTTTGAGTTCTAAGCAAGTTCTGTAGTGAACAGCCAATTCTTTGGTCACTGAGAGGAACCACCATGCTGTATTTGTGGTTGGCTGAAGAGCTTGGTAGACCACAAGGGATCAGACCTCCAGTGACACCAGTAGATGTGGTTCCAACTGGCACTTGATGTAATGGAACCTTTTAACAAAAAGGTTTTGGCTAACAGTGGCTTTGTCAAAACCTCTCTGCATGTAGCTCAACGCCTCAGCTGATTTTTGCTGCTGGCTGTTTTGGAACCTGTTTCTTGTTCCTGGCCAGTGCTGCTAGATTTGATGGCTGGGGAGTGAATTGCCCTGTCAAAGGCTGCTGTATCAGACTTGGTGACATGTCTGCTTCCAGTACAGGAAGCTTGTCCTGCATGTAAGAGGACAGGGTAGTGACTGCTCCTGCTTGGTGACCTGTCCCACCCAGTGAGGATGTTCTGCCAGGTGACTCAGCCTGTGTTGCTTTGAGGTGTAGCCTCAGTAACTCCCACTGCTCTCTCTTCATAGTGGAGAGAATGTTGAGGATGCCTTCCTGGAGGCTGCCAAGAAAATCTACCAGAACATCCAAGATGGAAGCCTGGATCTGAACGCTGCAGAGTCAGGTGTACAGCACAAACCGTCAGCTCCGCAGGGGGGGCGGCTAACCAGTGAACCCCAGCCCCAGagagaaggctgtggctgctagTGACCTCTGTTCCATGGCTCCATTTCTGACCTTTCACCTCTGTCTGAGGGGAGTGGTGCTTTTGACCGCTTCCCTGTCTTCTGTACATCTTACTGGGTTTAATTAAAACTCTGAGACAAGTTTAACACAGTACTAAACTGCTAAACAACTTTAGATGTAATCAGGTTATCAAAGGCAAGTAGAGTAATAAAACCTCTCCTGCATGGTAAAtctagaagtttttttttttttttttctctccttgatTGTCCTTGTGATAGTGTCACCGATGCATAATTTAAACCGAGCACTGATGCTGGACTCCTGATTTTACACTTTCGCAGGGCTTTGTCTTGTACGGTTTAATTTTTATGGTTTTTTGGCCTTTCTTTCCCCCACCTCCTAACTGTTTAGAGCTGTCCATAGTAAAGGATAAGTTTTTGCTGTGAAATGAATTCCGATGGTAGCAAGGGGCTCTGTAACAATGTGCTTTTGTTGGA encodes the following:
- the RAB14 gene encoding ras-related protein Rab-14, with amino-acid sequence MATAPYNYSYIFKYIIIGDMGVGKSCLLHQFTEKKFMADCPHTIGVEFGTRIIEVSGQKIKLQIWDTAGQERFRAVTRSYYRGAAGALMVYDITRRSTYNHLSSWLTDARNLTNPNTVIILIGNKADLEAQRDVTYEEAKQFAEENGLLFLEASAKTGENVEDAFLEAAKKIYQNIQDGSLDLNAAESGVQHKPSAPQGGRLTSEPQPQREGCGC